Proteins co-encoded in one Aerococcaceae bacterium DSM 111021 genomic window:
- a CDS encoding DNA-binding protein: protein MSHALPNIGKPATNALKSIDVTSLEQVSVFSKDGLLKLHGVGPKAVETLQKALSDNGLTFSSSEAHPYGPDFLLLGDLSCDNAPKRRVIRDFVIGLWIGNKSQLEETANQEIHVEINGEQSLNGLDELADYLLKHKVKLSSLNLISILSHGKYGAADGVAVTTKGETIHFGSFYTFENTKKEALIKEIRLYLK from the coding sequence ATGTCACATGCTTTACCAAACATAGGGAAACCAGCTACAAATGCATTGAAATCGATTGATGTTACTAGTTTAGAACAAGTTTCAGTGTTTAGTAAGGATGGATTATTAAAGCTCCATGGGGTAGGGCCAAAGGCGGTAGAGACTTTACAAAAGGCTTTATCAGACAATGGTTTAACGTTTAGTAGTAGTGAAGCACATCCATACGGACCAGACTTCTTATTATTAGGTGACTTAAGTTGTGACAACGCTCCAAAACGACGCGTAATAAGGGACTTTGTGATAGGGTTATGGATAGGAAATAAAAGCCAACTTGAAGAAACGGCCAATCAAGAAATTCATGTTGAGATTAATGGCGAACAGTCTTTAAATGGCTTAGATGAACTGGCTGACTATCTTTTAAAGCACAAGGTGAAGCTGAGTAGTTTGAATTTGATTAGTATATTATCCCATGGAAAGTATGGAGCTGCTGATGGTGTAGCAGTGACGACAAAAGGGGAGACCATTCACTTCGGCTCGTTTTATACGTTTGAGAATACTAAAAAAGAAGCCTTAATCAAAGAAATAAGATTATATTTAAAATAA
- the pflB gene encoding formate C-acetyltransferase, translated as MEQVEKERANLNPWEGFIGTKWQEAIDVRDFIQENYTLYEGDDTFLEGATIETFQLWDQVMELTKQERDAGGVLDMDTKVVSTITSHDAGYLNKDIEKIVGVQTEKPFKRSLQPFGGIRMSVQSAEAYGYKIDSEIEHVFTKYRKTHNQGVFDAYTPEMRAARKSGVITGLPDAYGRGRIIGDYRRVALYGVNRLMKEKQNDFANIGNGQMNEDVMRLREEVSQQYRALQDLIELGNIYGFDLTRPAQNAQEAFQWLYLGYLAAIKEQNGAAMSLGRTSTFLDIYIERDLQTGALTEKEAQELVDHFIMKLRLVKFARTPDYNQLFSGDPTWVTESIGGVGIDGRPLVTKSSFRFLHTLSNLGPAPEPNLTVLWSPSLPTHFKRFVAKMSIDTSAIQYENDDIMRPIYGDDYAIACCVSAMEVGKQMQFFGARANLAKALLYAINGGVDEMSKAQVGPKYQAITSEYLEYDDVMERYDDMLEWLAGLYINSLNIIHYMHDKYSYESIEMALHDTNVKRTMATGIAGFSVAIDALSAIKYAKVKTIRDENGLVVDYEIEGDFPQYGNNDKRADQIGIDLLKAFMNKVKKHPTYRDAMHTTSILTITSNVVYGKKTGNTPDGRRKGEPFAPGANPMHGRDTHGALASLLSVAKLPYEYALDGISNTFSIIPKALGKDEDIQQDNLVNMLDGYVKEGGHHLNVNVFNRETLLDAMERPEEYPQLTIRVSGYAVNFIKLTREQQMDVINRTMHSSM; from the coding sequence ATGGAACAAGTAGAAAAAGAAAGAGCAAATTTAAATCCTTGGGAAGGATTTATTGGAACAAAGTGGCAGGAAGCAATTGATGTTAGAGATTTTATTCAAGAGAACTATACACTTTATGAAGGTGATGATACTTTCTTAGAAGGCGCAACAATTGAGACTTTTCAATTATGGGATCAAGTCATGGAACTGACTAAACAAGAGCGTGACGCAGGTGGAGTCCTTGATATGGATACGAAAGTAGTATCAACGATTACATCACATGATGCAGGTTACTTGAATAAAGACATCGAAAAAATTGTGGGCGTACAAACAGAGAAACCATTTAAACGTAGTTTACAACCATTTGGTGGAATTCGTATGTCTGTCCAATCAGCAGAAGCCTACGGTTACAAAATCGATTCAGAAATTGAACATGTTTTTACAAAATACCGTAAGACACATAATCAAGGTGTATTCGATGCTTACACACCAGAGATGCGTGCAGCTCGTAAGTCAGGTGTTATTACTGGACTTCCTGATGCATATGGTCGAGGACGTATTATTGGAGATTATCGACGTGTTGCTTTATACGGTGTGAACCGCTTAATGAAAGAAAAACAAAATGACTTTGCGAATATCGGAAATGGCCAAATGAATGAAGATGTGATGCGTTTACGTGAAGAAGTAAGTCAACAGTACCGTGCTTTACAAGACTTAATTGAATTAGGTAATATTTATGGTTTTGATTTAACACGCCCAGCACAAAATGCTCAAGAAGCTTTCCAATGGTTATACTTAGGTTATTTAGCTGCAATTAAAGAACAAAACGGAGCAGCAATGTCGTTAGGTCGTACGTCAACGTTCTTAGATATCTATATTGAACGTGACCTACAAACTGGAGCTTTAACGGAAAAAGAAGCACAAGAATTAGTAGATCACTTCATTATGAAGTTACGTTTAGTGAAATTCGCACGTACACCCGATTACAATCAATTATTCTCCGGAGATCCAACTTGGGTAACAGAATCAATTGGAGGTGTTGGAATCGATGGGCGCCCGTTAGTAACGAAGAGTTCATTTAGATTCTTACATACGTTATCAAATTTAGGACCAGCACCAGAACCAAACTTAACAGTGTTATGGTCGCCAAGTTTACCAACACACTTTAAGCGTTTTGTAGCGAAAATGTCGATTGATACATCAGCTATCCAATATGAGAACGATGATATTATGCGTCCTATCTATGGTGATGACTATGCGATTGCATGTTGTGTGTCTGCTATGGAAGTCGGAAAACAAATGCAATTCTTTGGAGCGCGTGCAAACTTAGCAAAAGCTCTACTTTACGCTATTAACGGTGGAGTAGATGAGATGTCTAAGGCACAGGTTGGGCCAAAATATCAAGCAATTACATCGGAATACTTAGAGTACGATGATGTCATGGAAAGATACGATGACATGTTAGAATGGTTAGCTGGATTGTATATTAATTCACTAAATATCATTCACTACATGCATGATAAATACAGTTATGAAAGTATCGAGATGGCTTTACACGATACAAATGTAAAACGGACAATGGCAACAGGTATTGCCGGATTCTCAGTGGCCATCGATGCATTATCAGCAATCAAATATGCGAAAGTGAAAACAATTCGTGATGAAAATGGTCTAGTAGTAGATTACGAAATCGAAGGTGATTTCCCACAATATGGTAATAATGATAAACGTGCGGATCAAATTGGAATTGATTTACTTAAAGCATTCATGAATAAAGTGAAGAAACATCCTACATACCGTGATGCAATGCATACGACATCAATCTTAACAATAACGTCTAACGTAGTGTATGGTAAGAAGACAGGTAACACACCTGATGGGCGCCGTAAAGGTGAGCCGTTTGCACCTGGAGCAAACCCAATGCATGGTCGTGATACTCATGGTGCCTTAGCAAGTTTATTGTCTGTAGCTAAATTACCTTACGAATATGCTTTAGATGGAATATCAAACACATTCTCAATCATTCCAAAAGCATTAGGTAAAGATGAAGATATTCAACAAGATAACTTAGTGAATATGTTGGACGGGTATGTTAAAGAAGGTGGACACCACTTAAACGTTAACGTTTTTAACCGCGAAACGTTATTAGATGCAATGGAACGACCAGAAGAATACCCTCAACTAACAATTCGAGTTTCTGGTTATGCCGTAAACTTTATTAAGTTAACGAGAGAACAACAAATGGATGTTATTAACCGTACAATGCACAGTTCAATGTAA
- a CDS encoding metal-sulfur cluster assembly factor: protein MNEEFGILFKNEALKYEEELLEQLTGVIDPELGIDIANLGLIYEVDMDEAGKVEVIMTLTTAGCPLADFIDSDVRYQLANFDKITEIDIKVVFEPHWDLSRISRFARIALGIPSE, encoded by the coding sequence ATGAATGAAGAATTTGGTATTCTATTCAAAAACGAAGCATTAAAGTACGAAGAAGAATTACTAGAGCAATTAACAGGAGTCATCGATCCAGAGTTAGGCATAGATATTGCGAACTTAGGCCTAATATATGAAGTAGATATGGATGAAGCAGGGAAGGTTGAAGTCATAATGACTTTAACAACTGCCGGTTGTCCTTTAGCAGACTTCATTGATAGTGACGTGAGATATCAATTAGCTAACTTTGATAAAATTACTGAAATCGATATAAAAGTTGTCTTTGAACCGCATTGGGATTTATCTCGCATCTCTCGATTTGCTCGTATTGCTTTAGGTATTCCAAGTGAATAA
- a CDS encoding DUF998 domain-containing protein: MTNEHKQDLKIIVKNKKVSELKQLNQAVLMIDNQEFVLRTDNHSSNHQKLALRFFLIPAIIGTIFYFIFFSTRDQLFIQLVGRISVASAILLIGSISGIITFAVFFIIGKKKKIANLENVYWRNFPTILFSFAIIIALVMLFFFYLLGLLFEGLVLDIYLSTLLTFIFLSIINYAMISFVMVLSPSLMTKLLVVVILSGVIISMITNSEAQWWQRNLSFLGTQEASGSWQFNLTLILSALMMIALVDYLFVGLKKMYPKHRGLTVLRILLTITAISLGLVGYFPSDGPGNMPEYHNQSAAMLVYMVIAMIIGIKWLVPNISREFMITSYVLGIMLFAVTYYYITGWYITLTGFEIVAFVLAFSWLMLLLQSLEKAGRSPIPIYHVEFEYSHK, encoded by the coding sequence ATGACTAATGAACACAAACAAGATTTAAAGATAATCGTTAAGAATAAAAAAGTATCAGAATTAAAACAGCTAAATCAAGCAGTTCTTATGATAGATAACCAAGAATTTGTATTGAGAACTGACAACCATTCGAGTAATCATCAAAAACTCGCTTTAAGGTTTTTCTTAATTCCAGCAATAATTGGAACCATTTTCTATTTTATCTTTTTTAGCACGAGAGATCAGTTATTTATACAGCTCGTGGGGAGAATATCCGTTGCGAGTGCTATATTATTAATTGGTTCCATCAGTGGAATTATAACTTTCGCAGTTTTTTTTATAATTGGAAAAAAGAAAAAAATAGCTAATTTAGAAAATGTCTATTGGCGAAACTTCCCTACAATATTGTTTTCTTTTGCGATTATTATAGCATTAGTTATGTTGTTCTTCTTCTATTTACTAGGTTTGCTTTTTGAGGGACTTGTATTAGATATTTATTTATCAACTTTACTTACATTTATCTTTTTATCAATTATTAATTATGCCATGATTAGTTTTGTTATGGTGCTATCTCCTTCATTAATGACAAAGTTGCTAGTCGTAGTTATTTTAAGTGGTGTGATTATCTCAATGATTACGAATAGTGAAGCGCAGTGGTGGCAGAGAAACTTAAGTTTTTTAGGAACACAAGAAGCAAGTGGCTCTTGGCAGTTTAACTTAACACTGATTCTATCAGCATTAATGATGATTGCTTTAGTCGATTATTTATTTGTCGGACTTAAAAAAATGTATCCAAAACATCGAGGTTTAACAGTTTTGCGAATATTACTCACGATTACAGCGATAAGTTTAGGACTAGTAGGCTACTTCCCCAGTGATGGACCTGGGAACATGCCAGAATATCATAATCAATCAGCCGCTATGCTTGTGTATATGGTTATTGCAATGATTATTGGTATAAAGTGGCTCGTTCCAAACATATCACGTGAATTTATGATTACGTCTTATGTTTTAGGTATAATGCTTTTTGCTGTTACTTATTATTATATAACAGGCTGGTATATTACTTTGACTGGTTTTGAAATCGTAGCTTTTGTTCTTGCTTTCAGTTGGTTAATGTTACTATTACAATCACTTGAAAAGGCAGGGCGTTCACCGATACCCATCTATCACGTGGAATTTGAATACTCTCATAAATAA
- the adhE gene encoding bifunctional acetaldehyde-CoA/alcohol dehydrogenase, with protein MTELIEKEVVQGLGNTINNLVENGLKALETFKDFNQEQIDYIVAKASVAALDQHGVLARHAAEETGRGVFEDKATKNLFACEHVVNYMRNMKTVGVISDDPVTGITEIAEPVGVICAITPTTNPTSTTIFKALIALKTRNPIIFSFHPAALESSAHAARIVRDAAVEAGAPENCIQWITEPSLAATDALMNHDGIATILATGGNAMVKAAYSCGKPALGVGAGNVPAYVEKTANVKQAVYDIVLSKSFDNGMVCASEQAAIVDKEIYKEFKEEMLSYHAYIVNSKEKVMLEEFCFGAKANSENCAGAKLNSAIVGKPATWIAEQAGFTVPKETNILVAEVSEVGPNEPLTREKLSPVLALLKAESTDDGIEKAAQMVEFYGLGHSAAIHTQDKELAKEFGRQVKAIRVIWNSPSTFGGIGDVYNAFIPSLTLGCGSYGRNSVGGNVGALNLLNIKTVGRRRNNMQWFKVPSKIYFERDSIQYLQTMEDVERVMIVTDESMMKLGFTQRIIDQLEARSNKVNYQIFHNVEPDPDITTVRTGAEAMRQFQPDTIVALGGGSVMDAAKVMWLFYEQPEVDFRDLVQKFLDIRKRAVKFPELGAKAKYVGIPTTSGTGAEVTPFAVISDKKNNMKYPLADYSLLPTIAIVDPALVETVPDFVTADTGMDVLTHAIEAYVSVMANDFTDGLALQAIKLAFEYLEASVKYNDPEAREKMHNASTMAGMAFGNAFLGINHSMAHKIGGMFHTVHGRTNAILLPFVIRYNGTRPSKQANWPKYNYYKADIKYQEIAKLLGLTANTPEEGVKNLAQAVYDLGERVGIKMSLKDQGIDELEFMSKTEEMAYLAFEDQCTPVNPRLALVNEMKEILEHAYYGYKEKQVEYD; from the coding sequence ATGACTGAACTGATTGAAAAAGAAGTAGTACAAGGTTTAGGTAATACGATTAATAATTTAGTTGAAAACGGTTTGAAAGCTCTAGAGACATTTAAAGATTTTAACCAAGAGCAGATTGATTATATTGTTGCAAAAGCATCGGTAGCAGCATTGGATCAACATGGGGTGTTAGCGAGGCATGCAGCAGAAGAAACAGGTCGGGGAGTATTTGAAGATAAAGCAACGAAAAATTTATTTGCTTGTGAACATGTTGTAAACTACATGCGTAATATGAAAACAGTGGGTGTTATTAGTGATGATCCTGTCACTGGTATAACTGAAATTGCGGAACCAGTCGGTGTTATCTGCGCAATCACACCAACTACAAACCCAACATCAACAACTATTTTCAAAGCACTTATCGCTTTAAAAACACGTAATCCAATTATTTTCTCATTCCATCCTGCAGCATTAGAATCATCAGCTCATGCAGCACGAATAGTACGTGACGCAGCGGTCGAAGCAGGTGCTCCTGAAAATTGTATTCAATGGATAACCGAACCATCGTTAGCAGCAACCGATGCTTTAATGAATCATGATGGTATCGCTACAATCTTAGCAACAGGCGGGAATGCGATGGTTAAAGCAGCATACTCATGTGGAAAGCCAGCTTTAGGAGTTGGAGCAGGAAATGTTCCAGCTTATGTAGAAAAAACAGCCAATGTAAAACAAGCAGTTTATGACATTGTATTAAGTAAATCGTTTGATAATGGTATGGTTTGTGCATCGGAACAAGCAGCGATTGTTGACAAAGAGATTTATAAAGAATTCAAAGAAGAGATGCTAAGTTATCATGCATATATCGTTAACTCAAAAGAAAAAGTGATGTTGGAAGAGTTCTGTTTTGGAGCAAAAGCAAACAGTGAAAACTGTGCAGGAGCGAAGTTAAATAGTGCCATTGTTGGTAAACCTGCCACATGGATTGCTGAACAAGCTGGTTTTACAGTACCTAAAGAGACGAATATCCTAGTCGCTGAAGTTTCAGAAGTAGGGCCAAATGAGCCACTAACACGAGAAAAACTATCACCAGTTCTTGCTTTGCTAAAAGCAGAGTCTACAGATGACGGAATAGAAAAAGCAGCTCAAATGGTTGAGTTTTATGGTCTAGGACATTCAGCAGCCATCCACACACAAGACAAAGAGTTAGCAAAAGAATTTGGTCGACAAGTAAAAGCTATTCGAGTTATATGGAACTCACCATCAACATTTGGAGGAATTGGGGATGTATACAATGCATTCATTCCTTCACTGACATTAGGGTGTGGTTCATATGGACGTAACTCAGTTGGTGGAAATGTCGGAGCATTGAATTTATTAAATATAAAAACAGTAGGGAGACGTCGAAATAATATGCAATGGTTTAAAGTTCCATCAAAAATCTATTTCGAACGTGACTCAATCCAATACTTACAAACGATGGAAGATGTAGAACGTGTCATGATTGTTACTGATGAATCGATGATGAAGTTAGGCTTCACGCAACGAATAATAGATCAACTAGAGGCACGTTCAAACAAAGTAAACTATCAGATATTCCATAATGTTGAACCAGATCCAGATATTACAACAGTAAGAACAGGTGCGGAAGCGATGAGACAGTTCCAACCCGATACGATTGTAGCCTTAGGTGGTGGATCAGTTATGGATGCGGCCAAAGTAATGTGGCTCTTCTATGAACAACCAGAAGTGGACTTTAGAGATTTAGTTCAAAAATTCTTAGATATTCGAAAACGAGCAGTTAAGTTCCCAGAACTGGGTGCCAAAGCAAAATACGTTGGGATACCTACAACTTCTGGAACAGGAGCTGAAGTAACACCATTTGCGGTTATCTCAGACAAGAAAAATAATATGAAATACCCTTTAGCAGATTATTCATTACTACCAACGATTGCGATTGTTGACCCTGCTTTAGTTGAAACGGTTCCAGACTTCGTCACAGCAGATACAGGGATGGATGTATTAACACATGCAATTGAAGCATATGTGTCAGTTATGGCTAATGACTTCACTGACGGACTCGCTTTACAGGCGATTAAACTTGCATTTGAGTACTTAGAAGCATCAGTAAAGTACAACGATCCAGAAGCTCGAGAAAAGATGCACAACGCTTCTACAATGGCAGGTATGGCTTTTGGTAATGCTTTCCTAGGAATCAACCATTCAATGGCTCATAAAATTGGTGGAATGTTCCATACAGTTCACGGGCGTACGAATGCGATACTTTTACCATTTGTTATTCGCTACAACGGCACACGCCCATCTAAGCAAGCAAATTGGCCAAAATATAATTACTATAAAGCAGATATAAAATATCAAGAGATCGCTAAGCTTCTTGGTTTAACTGCAAACACGCCGGAAGAAGGAGTAAAGAATTTAGCTCAAGCAGTTTATGATTTAGGTGAGCGTGTCGGTATTAAAATGAGTCTTAAAGATCAAGGCATTGATGAATTAGAGTTTATGAGTAAGACTGAAGAAATGGCTTACTTAGCTTTTGAAGATCAATGTACTCCAGTGAATCCAAGGTTGGCATTAGTGAATGAGATGAAAGAAATACTTGAACATGCTTATTATGGATACAAAGAAAAACAAGTAGAATATGATTAA
- a CDS encoding DUF1858 domain-containing protein, whose protein sequence is MENQVDLNQPVKHVLDSHPELLDILVDLGFKPLANPAMRQSVGKVVTLKQGCKLINLPLEQLINELQWNGYTVIGGDVNE, encoded by the coding sequence ATGGAAAATCAAGTGGACCTTAATCAACCTGTGAAACATGTCCTTGATTCACACCCTGAACTTCTCGACATACTTGTCGATCTAGGCTTTAAACCTTTAGCTAATCCAGCTATGAGACAATCGGTTGGAAAAGTTGTCACATTAAAACAAGGCTGCAAATTAATCAACTTACCATTAGAACAATTAATAAATGAACTACAATGGAACGGCTATACTGTCATCGGAGGTGACGTGAATGAGTAA
- the pflA gene encoding pyruvate formate lyase-activating protein, with product MSEVKTPIIGNVHSTESFGSVDGPGIRFISFMQGCRLRCQFCHNPDTWNMRGGTQYTPQQLFDEAVQYRSFWGSSGGVTVSGGEPLLQIEFLIEYFKICRENGVHTTIDTCGAPFTLEEPFRSQFEELMNYTDLFLFDIKHIDPKGHAKLTGVRNENIMQMAELLSELNVPVWIRHVLVPTRTDYDEYLIRLGDYVETLSNVRKFEVLPYHKLGVYKYEALGIPYRLKGVEPPSVERVENAKRLLRTERYKGYLDD from the coding sequence TTGTCAGAAGTTAAAACACCAATAATAGGGAATGTTCATTCGACTGAGAGTTTTGGATCGGTTGACGGTCCTGGGATACGATTTATCTCTTTTATGCAAGGATGCCGTCTCCGTTGTCAGTTTTGTCATAACCCAGATACGTGGAATATGCGAGGCGGTACTCAATACACACCTCAACAATTATTTGATGAAGCAGTTCAATATCGCTCTTTTTGGGGAAGTAGCGGTGGCGTAACTGTAAGTGGAGGGGAACCATTACTTCAGATTGAATTTTTAATTGAGTATTTCAAAATCTGTCGAGAAAATGGTGTTCATACAACCATTGATACATGTGGAGCACCTTTTACTTTAGAGGAGCCATTCCGTTCACAATTTGAAGAGCTAATGAATTACACTGATTTATTTCTGTTTGATATTAAGCATATCGATCCAAAAGGTCATGCGAAATTGACTGGCGTTCGTAATGAAAATATCATGCAGATGGCTGAGTTACTCTCAGAATTGAATGTACCTGTATGGATTCGCCACGTCTTGGTACCAACTCGAACCGACTATGATGAGTATTTGATTAGGTTGGGGGATTATGTTGAAACACTAAGTAATGTGCGTAAATTTGAAGTTCTACCATATCACAAGCTAGGTGTGTATAAATACGAAGCACTTGGTATACCTTATCGCTTAAAAGGGGTAGAGCCGCCTTCAGTCGAGCGGGTTGAGAATGCGAAGCGATTACTGAGAACAGAGCGTTACAAAGGTTATCTAGATGATTAA
- a CDS encoding metallophosphoesterase — protein sequence MIKKILKLLELCVLISLLYGMSQERSVEASSVEDELRLWVITDLHHLSPTLYEEGPRIQEMQTTGAGLEIFYSTERLQALTYQIEHADNLPHALIISGDLTLNGEYMSLVELQEIFSEIEQLGTEVYVIPGNHDIHNGWASSFTESRAVRNKQITPQDFKELMSSFGYQEAIYHDVSSLSYITQLRDDHWLVMLDSNIYLNEFNNQPPESKGRLSDGTLDWLSERLDLIKEEDVRVTFVLHHSSISHIEQFGERFVVENSDRLTEILEEHHIPVTLSGHMHAQHIGQYTYQDNTGSIADIATGAFSVQPSVIGEITIGEYGGSYHQVLLEVEHWAQQTMQVDSNILNYNSYIQSVFTKANEHINQNNEDSDDMTSLAKELNLAFFAGNISEIWEATVSSYGETIESITSEEVSFLNSYLLLLIDQAELNHKEYKWNY from the coding sequence ATGATTAAAAAGATATTGAAGCTTTTAGAATTATGTGTCTTAATAAGTCTTTTGTATGGAATGAGTCAAGAGAGGAGTGTTGAGGCATCAAGTGTTGAGGATGAATTGAGATTGTGGGTCATTACTGATCTTCATCATTTGTCTCCCACTTTATATGAGGAAGGGCCTCGAATTCAAGAGATGCAAACAACTGGTGCAGGACTTGAAATATTTTACTCAACTGAACGGCTCCAAGCACTAACATATCAGATAGAACATGCTGACAACTTGCCTCATGCCTTAATCATTTCGGGAGACTTGACGCTTAATGGAGAATACATGAGCTTAGTAGAGCTTCAGGAAATATTCTCGGAAATTGAACAATTAGGTACAGAAGTATATGTAATACCCGGTAATCATGATATTCATAATGGATGGGCGAGTTCATTTACTGAGAGTAGAGCAGTGAGAAATAAACAAATTACACCACAGGATTTCAAAGAGTTGATGAGTTCATTCGGTTATCAAGAGGCGATTTATCATGATGTATCAAGTTTAAGTTATATAACTCAACTTAGAGATGACCATTGGTTAGTTATGCTGGATAGTAATATTTACTTGAATGAGTTTAATAATCAACCTCCTGAATCCAAAGGGAGACTTAGTGACGGGACACTTGATTGGTTGAGCGAAAGATTAGACTTAATTAAGGAAGAAGATGTTCGAGTAACCTTTGTCTTACACCATAGTTCTATATCTCATATCGAACAGTTTGGGGAAAGATTTGTTGTGGAGAATAGTGACCGACTCACTGAGATACTAGAAGAACACCACATACCAGTCACATTAAGTGGGCATATGCATGCACAACATATTGGGCAATATACATATCAGGATAATACTGGAAGTATAGCAGATATTGCCACCGGTGCATTTTCGGTTCAACCGAGTGTGATTGGTGAGATAACCATAGGGGAATATGGTGGATCCTATCACCAAGTGTTATTAGAAGTGGAGCACTGGGCACAACAGACAATGCAAGTGGATTCAAACATCTTAAACTATAATAGTTATATTCAATCAGTTTTTACGAAAGCCAATGAACATATTAACCAAAATAATGAAGATAGTGACGATATGACGAGTCTAGCTAAAGAACTCAACCTAGCTTTCTTCGCAGGGAATATATCAGAAATATGGGAAGCAACCGTATCATCATATGGAGAAACAATCGAATCAATCACAAGTGAAGAAGTGAGTTTCCTAAATAGCTATCTTCTACTACTCATTGATCAAGCAGAATTAAATCATAAAGAGTATAAATGGAACTATTAA